The following coding sequences lie in one Patescibacteria group bacterium genomic window:
- a CDS encoding permease-like cell division protein FtsX yields MLWTNIKRVVRAGFVSFWRNGFVSLASILVMTVTLFVIGSVIFLTATLDASLNDIKNKVDINVYMTMNASDEQIMSLKKTIEDLPEVKEVVYVSQAEALDNFKARHANNASMLAALDEVDGNPLSAVLNIVAKDPGQYETIANFLQSDSVLSQDNQSIVRKVNYEDNKTAINVLSKIIDSSRKIGFAVTIVLMCISILIIFNTVRLAIYSAREEISVMRLVGASNKYIRGPFIISGVMYGVVAAIVTLAIFYPLTYWLGTATENFFSGINVYKYYIVHFGEIFGIIMGSGVFLGAVSSYLAVRRYLRV; encoded by the coding sequence ATGCTCTGGACCAACATAAAACGAGTAGTTCGAGCCGGTTTCGTCAGTTTCTGGCGAAATGGTTTTGTGTCGCTCGCCTCGATTCTTGTTATGACTGTCACTTTGTTTGTGATTGGCTCAGTTATATTTCTTACCGCTACGCTCGACGCCTCACTCAATGACATCAAAAACAAAGTTGATATTAACGTCTACATGACCATGAATGCTTCGGACGAGCAGATCATGTCCTTGAAAAAAACCATCGAAGATTTGCCAGAAGTTAAAGAGGTTGTGTATGTTTCTCAAGCCGAAGCGTTGGATAATTTTAAAGCCCGCCATGCCAACAACGCATCGATGCTCGCCGCACTTGATGAGGTTGATGGCAATCCTTTGAGCGCCGTGCTAAATATTGTGGCGAAAGATCCCGGTCAATACGAAACCATTGCCAATTTTTTGCAAAGTGACAGTGTACTTTCACAAGACAATCAGAGCATTGTGCGAAAGGTAAATTACGAAGATAATAAAACCGCGATCAATGTACTTTCAAAAATAATCGATTCATCTCGAAAAATTGGTTTCGCTGTTACTATTGTGCTGATGTGCATTTCAATTTTGATCATTTTCAATACGGTTCGGTTGGCAATTTACAGCGCGCGAGAAGAAATTTCTGTGATGCGACTTGTGGGAGCTTCCAACAAGTATATTCGTGGTCCTTTTATTATTTCGGGTGTTATGTACGGTGTTGTGGCGGCTATTGTCACTCTGGCGATTTTCTATCCGCTGACCTATTGGCTTGGTACCGCGACGGAAAACTTTTTCAGCGGTATTAATGTGTACAAGTATTATATTGTTCACTTTGGTGAGATTTTTGGAATTATTATGGGCTCGGGAGTGTTTCTCGGGGCAGTGTCGAGTTACTTGGCGGTGAGGAGGTATCTGAGAGTATAA